The Arachis hypogaea cultivar Tifrunner chromosome 14, arahy.Tifrunner.gnm2.J5K5, whole genome shotgun sequence DNA window GTTTCCAACTTGAATGTCGGAATATTTTGTATCATAATTTCATTTCATAAAAACTttagtgattatatatatatatatatatatatattttgggaTCATTAGGAGGCACATGGATAATCATTTTGAGCTAAGCTTCAGTTGTCTTTAGTGATtagattaatttataaaattttgttagaTAGACAATAACTTTTGTAAATAAGAGAAATGTTAGAGGGCAATAATTTTAGTGTTTTGTAACCattaattggccatcaatagtatttttaatggtgtgagattacatctaatggtgggaAATCACTCACTTTTATTTTAATGGTTAAGTATTGGCCagaaaatacaaaagttgctggctccctagacttttcctgtaaataatataaataatagattttaaaattgacctaataaagtaaaaaaaaatacttcattCCTCAAATTACTTCATAAACTTTAATATTAGGATAACTATACGTATACCTAGTAAATTGAACATCTATTTATTATTAACTGTGTATgagtaaatcgaataaaaaaaaataaccatccaattaaaactaatgaacataatcatctgcatacatATTGAATTGTATTAAACATTCGACATATCTATTATTCAtactgtttaatatttttattatttatctatattttttctaatataaattagaaaaaaacaCACGAGGTCAATTAGTAGTACAAACCATGAAACCAATTAATTGAATTCCACTGACATTCCATTTACAGTAAAAAAAACAACCACCATAATCCTTATTCCTCTCTCCCACATCCGCACCCAGCCACCCCTTATCCCTCTCTCCCAGGGCCATCGCTCACCATGCTCCCTCCTTATCAATTAGTGTCCCTCTTGATTTTGAatgattcttttttttattaattttggattcttttaagttttaaattctttttatgttttaaatattttttttttaattttggatgatatttttaataattctaaatatatttttttaatttttttaatattttgttggatatattattttattagattttgaaattttaaaaagataatggaTATAtcgtttttattaaattttagatatttttttgttatattttcaatatttctttttattaacaatttttaaaatgcATTTGCAATCtttaaaatgaaattttaaaataatttttagattttttaaataaaaatttaaaataattttttaatttttaaaaataattttacaataattttagatatatgttattatttaattttaaattttttaaatttaaatttttttattaaattttaaatattttttataataatttaaattcatatcttatttaaaaaatttcaaaaaatagatTTCTAATTGACACCCTTTGTTAGTTATTTAACGgagttatattaataatttaatatatatcacTAATGGCAGTTGGCAATAATTCGATGAAAAAAAAGGTTACACTAGTTACCGATGAAATCATCAATGACGTGCTATATATAATTCTGAACCCTCATCATCGttatcattattaatttattattgtttaaataaaaattaacctaACTTTCTTTCCCAATAATATACTTTTCCTGAATCAAGTAAGAATTAGTCAGTAAATTACTTAATTCAAAGCTgataaattaaagtaattatatttcagaaaaaaatatatttttttaaatatgtatatctaataaaaccataaaagaataaaaaaagaaaagaaaaaaattttattattgtattgttgtttttgatataaaaaataatgctatttatttatactaaattaattttaaatttaaaaataagttaaaacaaACAGAATTTTTAGATGATTCTATTAAAAAAAGATCAACATAAcagacttaaaaaaatataagcataataaattgtatttaaaaaaaaataaaataacaaataaaaataagataaaaatttaatatatctaATTTCTTATCAATTGTTTTATGAGTTAATTctaaaatactaataatataaataattttatattattgtttaagaaaattcatatatttagataaatttataaataataaatttaaaaattaatatgatgtatataataaaaattagtcacgtatatatatatatatatatatatatatatatatatatatatattaaaatgtaaaatatatattaaaaataagttatataatttatatatttatataaaaatacatgctgattaatttaagattttatttttaatatctatttattaGTTTTGTTGCAATATCATTAATTTTCTTTACAAATTGTTTTTACACTTAATAAGAATTAAATCTTTGTTTCATATGTGAAGTTGTGAactattttcttgttatttcttTGCTAATATACGTGTTGTTTCATGCCACCCTCATACATCATAGTTTAACCAAgcataattttttttggtgactctaACCAAGCATAAttaatattagttttcaaaaattaaaagataaataatttttttaaaaagaacacCAATTCCAAACTCAACcctaactaaaaatttttttatttattaatttagtaattaatagAAAAAAGATTAGTTCTAGAAGCCACCTCACAAGAATtaataaataggaaattaaaaaaaaaaaaagcgacaTTCTCTGCATTTTTGGCGCTGTGAGGGACCTTCGCCAACAGCAATTTAGTTGTACCGCCGTTTCGGAATCCCACCCAATTCTCTAAAACGCCGTCGTTTCGATTCCGTCTTTCCCTCTCTCTTTAAATACCTAATAACTCATTAGAATCCCAATCCATAAGGAACAACCATGCATCAAAATTCGTTCAAAGATTCaaagatttaggatttagaatccTAACACCTTcctctcttccaattcaattccATGTTGATTCACTGGTATCTCcgattttagagagagaaacagagaaaggagagagaatttCAATTCTTTTGGGAAAAAACGAAAAAGTCTTCTTTTTTTGGTTTTAGTTAGAATGGGATTGATAGTTGAGGTTGATAACGTAGACGAGGACGCCGCCGTTTTGGTCCCGCCGCCGAATTTCTCAATGGTGGAGGACTGCATTTTCCGATCCAGTTTCCCCACTCCTTCCAATTTCCCTTTTCTCCAAACCCTAAACCTTCGATCCGTCATGtcagttttatacttttattccCCACTCCCCTTttgcatttaattttatttttttttttgtaattatgaAAACTGGGATTTTGGCATTGGGGATTAAGGTTTATCTGAATTCTTCGCGTTTCACAATCTGGAGATCgtttttgaaattcaattttaagAGTTAGCTCTATGTTCTTTTGGTGCttcaaatttttcatcttttggatgtaatgtaatttttttttaaaatcccaATTTGTTgggttttctttcttcttctcctatttatttatgtatttttttcacaCTCAAAACTCAATACACCATATTTTTTTCAAGAGGAAAATTGCAACAGCGAggaaaaaatgtgattttttacagAGTATGTTATCTTGGGTATTTATCATTGCTGCTTCTGTTCTTGGATTGTTGTTCTCATTATTGTTTTATTCTTGGTGTTATTGTTGGTATTAAATGCTTGACTTGGAATTTATGAGGATTGCAAATTGGTGCAGATACTTGTGTCCAGAGCCCTATCCGGAAGAAAATCTGGAGTTTCTTCGATCGCAGAACATTCGGCTCTTTCAATTTGGAATCGAGGGGAAGACGGTATGGTTTTCACTCTGTATTGTAATGTATTCATGTGTTTCTTGTTAATAGTTGACTAGTTGTTGGGGTTAGTAATGGTTTCAAATCAGGGTTATTTGATGATCTTTTGTTCCCTGTCCCTTGTGATTGAATTTGGTTATGTGAATCTTGGATTGGAAAGTGATTTTGTTGAAACATTGTTCTTTTTCACTACTCATCGTGTCTTGGGCTTAAAATCTGGATGTTGGTGCCATATGAATATTTTATCACTCAATAACTGCACTGggtttgcatattttctatgaaacCCTGCCTtcacttttattatttcattgAACTAGGAAGCATAGTTTGATGTATGCTCATCTAATTTGAATCATATGTATTATTTACTCAATGTTTTATCTTCCTGATCTGATACGCCCTCATGGTTTCAGGATGTTTCTTTACCTATTCTCAGGGATTCTATTATGGAGGCCCTGAAAGTTTTAATTGGTATTGAACTAAAACCATCTCATTCAACTTTGAGATGCAGCTTTTATTTTATGCATGCCCTTGTGCATGATGCTTCTATGATTATTGGATATTTAAACTCCTTTGCATTTTTATGGTTTCAGATGTGAGAAATCACCCAGTTTTGATTCATTGCAAACGAGGAAAGGTATTGTATCAATGTGCAAATTTATCATCTCATGATTATTGTTACTTATTGCTTTTGTCATTCTGATTGATCCTTCTTTTCTGTCTTGCAGCATAGAACAGGTTGCCTTGTTGGCTGCTTGAGAAAATTGCAGAATTGGTGCCTATCTTCTGTGTTTGAGGAGTACCAACGATTTGCGGGTGCGAAATCGAGGAACGGGGATTTAACCTTTATAGATAGGTTTGACATTGTAAGCCTGAGGCAGTGCCTTTACAGTATCATCTACCAGTATCAAGGATACGGTTCGAAGAAGCGGCGATTGCTGTATACAGACGAGAACTTGCAGAAGCCCCGACTGGCATCGTTTTAGTTGTGTGCCGGGATTTGAAACCCTTTTCCTTTGCCCATGAAATGGTAGATTTTCTAGTAGTGTCATGGTTCATTTTTACATGCTCCAACTCAAAGTTTTAGGTTTTTCAGAGTACTGCTAAAGAAACGGTCTtttttcttcttatcttttctttctttctctttttattttggtTGTGTTGTTGCTATGTTtctatgttccttccatttttattttctcaaaaaaacacacacacacacacaatacAAGAATGCAGCCAATTATTTTCAGAAAAGAGGCTTCTCACGCCACACATTGCTTGAACTTTTGAACCAAACAAGAGCTTATTTCATAAGGATTGGATCCCAGTAATTTTATTCATAAGAGTGAACAATGTAGTCTGCACATTTGGTAACATGTTTCAGTTGTTGAAAGTTGGTTCAAACTTAATGGAAGATATATACATACTTATTTTAGTatcatagttattattattatcaatattcgCAAAATGTAAATTCTTTTCATGGCACATAAACACTACGATTAGTCTATAAGAAAGTGTAATAAGTATTATAAGGTCAATGATACAATCATAGGAGTTAGAATAATTGCATAGGTATATCAATTGGGAGTTTAATTGGAAGGGCAAAGTTAAAACCAGCGTTCTAAGAACCCGATTAGGGATCAGAAATTGGTATCGTTAACTGCAAATCGGTCATTGAACTAATTAGGGCCAGAATTGGtactagtaaaaaaaatttaaaaatcagttAAACAATTGTTTAATCAATCGAATTGGTTTAGTTTTTTAATGGTTAAttggtttaaaataataaaatataaaaaattattttttaaaaatacatatatattttatacataaatattattattatattcagtTGAATTTTGattcaacttttaaaattttaaatctttagtTTTACCGTTTTAATTATTGGTTTGGTTTGTATAACTAgttaaaagaaaaacaaggtTGTGAGGAGCTTGTGAGCTATACTTTCACGAAGGAAATTTGGAAAGGTTTAGTCCCACGCGGATCGAGGGTTTGTATTGATAGGCAGGGTCAACACAAAGGATCGGCTAAGTAGACTGGGAATCCTACAACAGAATGATAATGTGTGCGTGTTGTGTAAAAAAGGTGTTGAAAACATACAACACTTATTTGTTACGTGTGAGCactcttggcaggtgtggtgtgcatgGATATCGGCATTTGGACAAGAGTGGACTGCTCCCGGTACTTTGAAAGACCACTTTGAGAGTTGGCGAGTTATGCCGATGAGAAGCGAGCAACGCAAGTTTTGGCTAGTTGGGCTCTTCTCAGTAATATGGATTATTTGGCTACGACGGAATGAAGTCATATTTCAGAGCAAGACAACAGGAGTTGTAGAGTGTGTAGATCAATCGTTTTCATGTGCTACAGAGTGGTATAAAAAATAACTCATATGGTCGATAGCTATACCAGAGATAACATAAGAGTTATTTGTCTTTTATGATTTGTGTCTTTTGCTCCACCATAAATGTtgagttctttctttctttcaaaaaaaaaaaaaagaaagacgagatagataagaaaaataaacgcTGTAGAAGACTAGAATCCTAATGCATTCCATGCGATGCTAAAAAGAATGTATTTATGTTCGCAAATTTGAGAATGAAACTATGAAAGTGAAAGCTGTTGTATTGTGTTCGGACATATTTATACTTCTTTATTGAAGCATTTACtcttgataaaaataaataaataaacaattttttttaaaagacatTAACTGATGTGTGTTTTTGGGCCAGAATGTGAGGTATAAATGCACCTGAATGTGAGATACAAATGCCTTGGGTTAAAGATTTTAACTTGTCTTTTTGCGACGGTAGGAATTTCGATGTCTTAGACAGTGGTAAGAATATTTACAAGGAATTCTAATACttaaattagtaaaaattttaacaGACTTAGATGAGAATGaattgaaaaaaatacaaaaaatgagacttagttatttttttaaaatgatttttgaagATCATGGATGATTATCTCCTTATTAAGTGGGAAGTTACCATATGTTTGAGTTGGTTTATGGTGATACCAAAATATTAGGAAGAAGCATTTAGCTTGCTTCCGTTACCGTGTAGGAAAGCCATATGCAAGTGGGTCCAACATGCATAGATTAACCCATACGGATTAGATGTTTTACTATTGGGTCAACCGGAGAAAGTCCCATTTTAAAAATTACTCATTCGGTCATTCCTTATTTAGAATGTGAATTGGACCTATATTAGTAAGCTCATGTATAAATAAGATTAAGGATATATGCGGAGTGAATCCGATTGAATAAGGCCAAAATTTTAATCTATTCCACACTAAAATTATCGAAtctaatatttgtattttttagtttcaaaggTCAAATTGGATATATTGTGTATATccgtaaaacataaaaatattttaaaaattttatttttattaaaaatattaataaaattctttttacttttttaaatatttttattcttaaaatattattaaatatattttttaaataataaaaataaaataatacaaaatatattatcattattaattgaaataaaacataaaaaaattactcatttatttatttttttacggaTCTGCAGATATGCGGATATCTATATGAAATCCACAATCCGATTCTATTAGTGTGCTGATCAGATCCGCTCCTATAGTCTTGCGAATCTGATCATATATGCAATTTTTTTATCGGATTCGAATAAACACCACAAATATGTGAATTGAATCCAATCCATTAATACCCCTTAACTAGAATAATACTCTAAATTTCAACTATTTGTCTAGTGTTAAATGCTTACATATAGTAAAGAAATAGATTAAATTTCTAAAGTGGTCTCTCATATTCATGACATTCACCATTTTAGTTTCTCAAATCTAAAATTTATTATACTAATATCTCAGATTGACCAGGCACTATTTTAATTTCAGGACCCTTTCATTTTATGACCCAAATTAATTCTTCTACTTCGTAACCCTAATTCACCTCTATTAATGATCTCTAttgcattcttcttctttttttaaaaaaattgacatgTTCAATGCTTCTTCTTGTggcttttttacttaaataaattaaacaggTTCCAAAATTActcaaatcccctaaaataatttttgaaacgtGAATACCTTAAtcctaataatatataaatcgtgCTAAGGGAATGtggtttatataatatattaaccaCTACACCCCATAACGATTTATACATGAATGACTTCTTAGGAATAACACATAAATCGTTTCAAGGTGACCAACTTTATTAATTGTATGTAAATCGTCCCATGTTGGGAGAATTTACATGGTTTCAGGCAAAAACAAAAGATTTTGCCATAATTTATGTGTAAGTTGTAACCCCCACGATTTATGTGTCAACTATAACCCCAGCACCCTGTCACGATTTATGTTCGAGTAGCACACCACAAGAACCAGTCACGAGTTACCCACAACTCTTCACGTTGCATACAAAAACTTCCATTTTCAGCCTATCTAAGCATTCAGCGATAAGGTTGGGGAGGAAAAGAGTTTGCAACGGTTGGGAAGACGCCTTGCCATCGTCGAAGCTCCATCGCCGCCGAAGCCCCACCGCTGCCACTGCCAAGCTGCCGACGCTGAcgaaaaggagagagagggatGCCGTTGAGTAGAAGCGTGCGAGAGAGGAAGATTCCTTTGCGCGTCGCCGTTGCCGAGGAAAGGAAGGGAGGAGCTACGTCTTGTTGTTGCCACTGCGCCAGTCATCGCTGCTGTCGTAGAGCTGTGTTATTAAAGGCTGGGTATTCTGGTTTGTTGGTTAACTTTGTTGAATtggttttctttatttattgaaaatgatttgatatcaaaattgatttgatattgaaaataatttgatattgaaatgatttgatattgaaaatggtttgagattggaagtgatttgatatttgaaaatggTTTGATATTAGAAATGTTTGAGAAAGTTTTGAGAGATGTTTGGAGGGAACTCTTGATTGAAGGGTGGTAAAGTCCTAATTTTAGGGAATGTcctgccaaaatttttataagtttaGACTAAATTGAATAGTAAGAAAATGATATTGGTTGTCTCCCCCCTAAAGTCTAAAGACTTTGCCATGTGGTTTAATTTAATAAATCCTAATTTAAGGTAATTGAGTGATTAGTTTTAAGAATAAATGGTTATGATATTTCAATTAAGATTGTAATTTGTGAGTTGGACAatttttgagtcttttgaaaGAGGTTTAGACTTGAAATGGTTTTGAAGTTAGTTTGAGAATTTTGGTTAAGTGAAAATGAGTTTTataaaagagaaatggtttgattatgattatgagtATGATTGATTAAAGTAAATGATTATGTCTGATTGTGGCCTGAATGACCAATTTGGCAAGGATGGTGATTTTATCCCGCTTACATGTTTGAAATCGATAATGATTATTGATTGGCAAGTTAAGGATGAAGGATTCTCTCTCTTATTGTGGTGCGGATGTGGAGAAGGTGGAAAGACACTCTCCTTCGTATTAATTCCCCCACATctctctctggttgcaaggtaaaaaggcacactccttcgtaatacctccaggagaaggtggaaaggcactatCCTTCATTTATATTCATCCTAGGGATGCACAACCAAGACAATATCCGGATTAACTACCAAATGTGTCGGGTTCTGACACTTTAACCGATaagtgagctcacggccagtaggataggcatgcattaTATTACATTTGGCTGCTAGTGTTTGGGTGTGCTTAAGTATTTTGGTTTGTCTATCTGATGAATTTTGTCTAACTGTTAATTGTGGTGTTTGCTGTGACTACTCTCTAATTGTGTTTGCTTTGCATTGTTTGTTGCATGTGATTGATTCTATTTTGAGACTGAGTTTTGGTGATGGATTGATGATTCTGAGACCAAGTGTTGATTGATTATATGTTGGGGCGGAGGCCGTGATTTAATTTTGTATTGGGCCAGAGGTCGTACTTGATTATGTTATGGTTTAAAAAGATTCGTAGGATGAGCGATAATCATTTACATTTGAAATCCCTTCATTTCTTTATATGTATCCTCTTATAACAATTTAAGAACTTctctggtgagaccgtgtggttaggttctcaccccgtACAGATTTCTCTTTTCAAGACAAACGAAGAGTTTAAGAAATTTTTTCTGCGCATTTGATTGTGTTATATATATCTTAGTTATAGTTTTTTCTCGTgttgttatatatttttgtaagagggataggaattgtgaTTTGTAATGATATGTATGTTTAGTATATTTGTAAGTTACTTGTATATATAAGAAgtcttttgtgtgtgtgtgtgtgtgtgtgtagatATATGAAGATTGTGATTGAATTTGTTTATATATGCAtgtttataaaaagaaaaaaagttttcaatttttcaaagaaaacagtGATACAATTTCGAgttaaaggctcctattttatcaTTAAGTATATagaagtcgtcgtaatatcctCGCTATCAAAGTGATGCAactggaagcgtgacattctgataaaAACAGTGTTACACTCATAAAGTCTAATTTTGACATCATTGAGATGTATATATATTGTATATTCTTCATTCAAACCCTTAATAATGGCTTCAAAGTGCTCATCAAGTGTTAAATGATGACCCATAGTAGCCaaagaatcatttttttttttaattttcttgagaTACTCACCAATTGAACTTCCTTCTTTCTTGATGCTTTTCAATTCTGTCCTCAATTGCTTGATTTAATCTTCGAAAAATTTGCAAAGTGCTCTTGAATTCTTTCCCACATCTGATAAGCAAATTTACAATCaatcatttttgttttaaaagattcatCCATGAATTGAAGGAGCCATATAGTGAGAAGATTATCACGTTGTTTTCACTGTTTGTAGTTCTTTAAAGTTGTGTTGGATGCATGATTTGCTTTAGAATCATACATTGATGGGACCAACTCTTTTTCGAGGTGATCCTCAATATCATTAGCTCCTATTGTGAATAAAGCAAGTTTTTCTCAAGTGAAAAAGCTTGCTTCATCAAAATTGTCACCAATTGGTATGAAATTCTTAAGTATTATTTGTGAGAAGGAAAAGATTGTTGGTTATGGTGGAGGTTCTTAGAAGATGTGGTTTTTGGTGAATCTGTTTCTGGATCGAAGTTTTGCTCTGATACTATGTTAGGTACCAGATATCAAggataataatgaaaataatgaaaagaAGAATGCAATAAAGATCGCAAATGAGGATAAATTAGGATTATAAAAGGGTGGGACTAATTTGGGTCGTAGAACGAATCTAACTTAGAGATAGTCCAGCACTTCATTTGTTAATTCAGCGTCAAAAAGAGTCTAGATGCTCGAAATGATTGAAAGCTATAGATATAACACACACATAAAGAGatcatttttgaagaaaaatgaatgATACTATAGTAACTAAAACGACTATGTTacgttatatattaaaattaaccattaatataaaatacatattaggaTATAAATAcacgttaaaaaaattaaatcataaatgtatttatatacaaatatactagtagctgattttagtgtaagaataatatttttttaaactaaaaatatggtAAACAGAAAATAATTAGTGCtaggtgttgtaaaataaataaataaggataaatataaaataaagaagtagaggtaaaagactctagtattaatatttaccataattaatatctcaatataatagaaattatatatatagcagCGTATATAAAAAGGAGAGAGAAGAGTGTTTTAGTATAaaagagagatagagaattttattgattgtgtGTAATTCACGGGTCACACCTTATCTATTTATACATGTAGAAATATTCTCTTTTCATAGCTTCATAAATGCGCAGTCCAACCTTGGAACTTTTTACACCGTCTACTATTAAGTTTTTTTACTGCCCAAAATGGTTCGATTGGAGGAATGGACATTCATATTTATCATAACACTCCCCCTTGAATatccatttaggattatgcctcattaaaactttctaaagaaaaatgaaatgggaaaaaaattttagtaaaggaaaaaaaagtacaatatcctttgtgatggaaactatctcattaaaaaccttgtcaagaaaaatccattAGGGacaaaaacctgaccaagggaaaaagagtacaatatcctttgtgatggggactgcctcattaaaaaccttgtcaagaaaaatccattAGGGACAAAAACCTaaccaagggaaaaagagtacagtctccccttcTTGTCGGCATTATTTAATATCTTggaatcggcgcatcccaatctgatgtaccaatctttcaaaggaggattttaggagtgactttgtaaataagtCTGCCAaattatcacttgagcggatctgttggacatcaatggttccttgattttgaagatcataagtgaagaagaatttgggagaaatatgctttgttctatcacctttgatgtatccacccttaagttgagcaatgcatgctgtattatcttcaaacagaacaGCTGGAGCTATCTTataatcaatcagtccacatgatgacagaatatattagaTCAAACTCCTGAgacaaaaacactcgcgactagcttcatgcatcgctagtatttcagcatgattagaggatgtcgCTGCTATTgcctgtttcgtggacctccatgatatagctgtaccaccatatgtgaacaagtatcctatttgagatatccctttgtgtggatcagacaagtatcctgcatttgcatagccaactagttgtgaca harbors:
- the LOC112744256 gene encoding inositol diphosphatase DSP3, coding for MGLIVEVDNVDEDAAVLVPPPNFSMVEDCIFRSSFPTPSNFPFLQTLNLRSVIYLCPEPYPEENLEFLRSQNIRLFQFGIEGKTDVSLPILRDSIMEALKVLIDVRNHPVLIHCKRGKHRTGCLVGCLRKLQNWCLSSVFEEYQRFAGAKSRNGDLTFIDRFDIVSLRQCLYSIIYQYQGYGSKKRRLLYTDENLQKPRLASF